Proteins encoded within one genomic window of Dromaius novaehollandiae isolate bDroNov1 unplaced genomic scaffold, bDroNov1.hap1 HAP1_SCAFFOLD_41, whole genome shotgun sequence:
- the LOC135326925 gene encoding olfactory receptor 14C36-like has product PMYFFLLNLSLLDLGSISTTVPKSMANSLWDTRAISYSGCAAQVFLVFFFFGGEYSLLTVMAYDRYIAICRPLHYGTLMDSRACVKMAAAAWASGFLYALLHTANTFSIPLCQGNTVDQFFCEVPQILKLSCSDAYLREVGLNVVSGCLVFGCFVFIVVSYVQIFTAVLRIPSEQGRHKAFSMCLPHLAVVSLFVSTVMIAYLKPPSLSSPALDLVVTVLYSVVPPALNPLIYSMRNKELKDALRKVLGPHPISTIFQRR; this is encoded by the coding sequence cccatgtacttcttcctcctcaacctctccctcctcgaccttggctccatctccaccactgtccccaaatccatggccaattccctgtgggacaccagggccatttcctactcaggatgtgctgcccaggtcttcctcgttttcttcttctttggaggagagtattctctcctcacagtcatggcctatgaccgctacattgccatctgcagacccctgcactatgggaccctcatggacagcagagcctgtgtcaaaatggcagcagctgcctgggccagtggttttctctatgctctcctgcacactgctaacaccttttcaataccactctgccaaggcaacacagtggaccagttcttctgtgaggttccccagatcctcaagctctcctgctcagacgcctacctcagggaagtggggcttaaTGTCGTTAGTggctgtttagtctttgggtgttttgttttcattgtggtgtcctacgtgcagatcttcactgctgtgctgaggatcccctctgagcagggccggcacaaagccttttccatgtgcctcccgcacctggctgtggtctctctgtttgtcagcactgtcatgattgcctacctgaagcctccctccctctcctcgccagctctggatctggtggtgactgttttGTACTCAGTGGTACCTCCagctctgaaccccctcatctacagcatgaggaacaaggagctgaaggatgccctgaggaaa